Proteins from a genomic interval of Microbacterium phyllosphaerae:
- a CDS encoding type II toxin-antitoxin system RelE/ParE family toxin produces MIRSFADPTTGRLWRRESVKRIDPRILRVALRKLVMIDAAVVIDDLRAPPGNRLEQLRGDRIGQHSIRINDQWRICFRWTDGGAEDVEIIDYH; encoded by the coding sequence ATGATCCGGTCGTTCGCGGATCCGACGACCGGGCGGCTATGGCGGCGGGAGTCGGTGAAGCGTATCGATCCCCGGATTCTGAGAGTGGCGTTGCGAAAGCTCGTGATGATCGATGCGGCAGTCGTGATCGACGATCTTCGTGCACCACCCGGAAATCGGCTCGAGCAGCTGCGTGGCGACAGGATCGGTCAGCACAGCATCCGCATCAATGATCAGTGGCGCATCTGCTTCCGCTGGACCGACGGCGGCGCTGAAGACGTCGAGATCATCGACTATCACTGA
- a CDS encoding exonuclease domain-containing protein: MSVIPTPSSGFATIDFETTGFHAEGTDRAIEISVVHSEPDGTITGQWETLINPGRDLGRQDIHGISAREILRAPQFSHITADLVDLLSQRVVVAHNASFDMRFLQAELGRAAYWGGVPFVSLCTMRLARTHLGGSTTLADCCAAFDIDLNGGHRAAVDARATAELLGAFVASTGLSSWTELLGSAERLAPHPGERHPWLARTGVEEYSPSFLERIVDRVPDISDSDEQAEYVALVERCLLDRYLSEHEKNALVAHADRTGLGRATVERLHRDYLSALVRIAWSDGVVTEDERADLLAVAHLLEVPAEVVLDALARPVEVAEAAPAEAFALTPGDIVVLTGDMARPRSEWEKRLREHGFTPKPAVTKAARLVIAADPDSLSGKARKARDYGIPIVGEAWLAERYA; encoded by the coding sequence ATGAGTGTGATCCCCACCCCGTCCTCCGGCTTCGCGACGATCGACTTCGAGACGACCGGGTTCCATGCCGAGGGCACGGACCGCGCGATCGAGATCTCGGTCGTGCACTCCGAGCCCGACGGCACGATCACCGGGCAGTGGGAGACCTTGATCAACCCGGGTCGCGATCTCGGGCGGCAGGACATCCACGGCATCAGTGCTCGCGAGATCCTGCGCGCACCGCAGTTCTCGCACATCACGGCGGATCTCGTCGACCTTCTCTCGCAACGCGTGGTCGTCGCCCACAACGCCTCGTTCGACATGCGATTCCTGCAGGCCGAGCTCGGGCGCGCGGCGTACTGGGGTGGTGTGCCATTCGTCAGCCTCTGCACCATGCGTCTCGCGCGCACTCATCTCGGAGGCAGCACGACCCTCGCCGACTGCTGCGCCGCTTTCGACATCGACCTGAACGGCGGACACCGTGCCGCGGTCGACGCGCGAGCGACCGCGGAGTTGCTCGGAGCTTTCGTCGCCAGCACGGGGCTGTCGTCATGGACGGAGCTTCTCGGCAGCGCCGAGCGGCTCGCTCCGCACCCGGGCGAGCGCCACCCCTGGCTGGCCCGCACCGGCGTGGAAGAGTACTCGCCGAGCTTCCTCGAACGCATTGTCGACAGGGTCCCTGACATCAGCGACTCGGACGAGCAGGCCGAATACGTCGCGCTCGTCGAGCGGTGCCTGCTCGACCGCTACCTGTCAGAGCACGAGAAGAATGCGCTGGTGGCACACGCCGATCGCACAGGCCTCGGCCGCGCCACCGTCGAACGACTTCACCGCGACTACCTCTCCGCTCTGGTGCGTATCGCGTGGTCGGACGGCGTGGTCACCGAAGACGAGCGTGCCGATCTTCTCGCAGTCGCCCATCTGCTCGAAGTCCCCGCGGAGGTCGTGCTCGACGCCCTCGCGCGACCGGTGGAGGTCGCCGAGGCCGCACCCGCAGAGGCGTTCGCGCTGACCCCCGGCGACATCGTCGTGCTGACTGGCGACATGGCCAGGCCGCGGTCGGAGTGGGAGAAGCGGCTGCGCGAGCACGGCTTCACTCCGAAGCCCGCCGTGACGAAGGCGGCGAGGCTCGTGATCGCGGCTGACCCAGATTCCCTGTCAGGTAAGGCTCGGAAGGCCCGTGATTACGGGATCCCGATCGTCGGCGAAGCCTGGCTGGCCGAGCGCTACGCGTGA
- a CDS encoding SulP family inorganic anion transporter: protein MSATAVDDRARYRANPTVLQALKSPRMLTREVLAGLVVGLALIPEAIAFSVIAGVDPKVGLFSSFIMAVSIAFLGGRPAMVTAATGAVALVIAPVAPTYGMDYFIATVILAGIFQVILGVLGVAKLMRFIPRSVMVGFVNALAIFVFSSQFPQLIDKPWMVYPLVALGIVVMIVMPKITKVVPAPLVSVVIVTAVVLTFAITVPTVGDQGELPKSLPELFIPNVPLTWETFTIIAPFALGVALVGLMESLLTAKLVDEITDTHSNKTRESWAQGVANILSGTFGGMGGCAVIGQTMIGVKASGARTRISTFCAGIFLFLLVVVFGDFVSTIPMAALVAVMIMVAIGAFDWHSVKPSTLKRMPKSETFVMVATVVLVLLTHNLAIGVVGGVLVASVLFVRRVAHFVSVSRTVSPAGDSVTYVVNGELFFASSNDLTTLFSYSVDPDSVVVDLSGSHIWDASTVAALDAIETKYTALGKSVEIIGMNESSQRMRGRLTGGFE, encoded by the coding sequence ATGTCTGCAACTGCGGTCGACGATCGTGCCCGCTATCGGGCGAATCCCACCGTCCTTCAAGCGCTGAAGAGTCCGCGGATGCTGACGCGCGAGGTGCTCGCGGGTCTGGTCGTGGGGCTCGCGCTGATTCCCGAGGCAATCGCGTTCTCGGTGATCGCGGGGGTCGACCCGAAGGTGGGCCTGTTCTCGTCGTTCATCATGGCGGTGTCGATCGCGTTCCTCGGTGGGCGTCCGGCGATGGTGACCGCGGCGACCGGAGCCGTCGCGCTCGTGATCGCACCGGTCGCGCCGACGTATGGGATGGACTACTTCATCGCGACGGTCATTCTCGCGGGCATCTTCCAGGTGATCCTCGGGGTGTTGGGCGTCGCGAAGCTGATGCGGTTCATTCCGCGCAGCGTCATGGTCGGGTTCGTGAACGCACTGGCGATCTTCGTGTTCAGCTCACAGTTCCCGCAGCTGATCGATAAGCCGTGGATGGTGTATCCGCTGGTCGCGCTGGGAATCGTCGTGATGATCGTGATGCCGAAGATCACCAAGGTCGTGCCGGCGCCGCTGGTGTCGGTGGTCATCGTGACGGCCGTGGTGCTGACGTTCGCGATCACCGTGCCGACGGTCGGCGATCAGGGCGAGCTGCCGAAGAGCCTGCCCGAGCTGTTCATCCCGAATGTGCCGCTGACGTGGGAGACGTTCACGATCATCGCGCCGTTCGCGCTCGGGGTCGCGCTGGTCGGACTCATGGAGTCGCTGCTCACTGCGAAGCTCGTCGACGAGATCACCGACACCCACTCGAACAAGACGCGTGAGTCGTGGGCTCAGGGCGTCGCGAACATCCTCTCCGGAACTTTCGGCGGCATGGGCGGATGCGCCGTCATCGGACAGACCATGATCGGCGTCAAGGCCTCGGGCGCCCGGACCCGCATCTCGACGTTCTGCGCCGGCATCTTCCTGTTCCTGCTGGTCGTCGTGTTCGGCGACTTCGTCAGCACGATCCCCATGGCGGCCCTCGTCGCGGTGATGATCATGGTCGCGATCGGGGCGTTCGACTGGCACAGCGTCAAGCCGTCGACCCTGAAGCGGATGCCGAAGAGCGAGACGTTCGTGATGGTGGCGACTGTCGTTCTCGTGCTGTTGACGCACAACCTCGCGATCGGCGTTGTCGGTGGGGTGCTCGTCGCGTCGGTGCTGTTCGTGCGGAGGGTCGCGCACTTCGTGTCTGTGTCTCGGACTGTTTCTCCCGCCGGGGATTCCGTCACGTATGTCGTGAACGGGGAGCTGTTCTTCGCGTCGAGCAACGACCTGACGACGTTGTTCTCGTACTCGGTGGATCCGGACTCTGTCGTGGTCGATCTGTCGGGATCGCACATCTGGGATGCGTCGACCGTCGCCGCGCTGGATGCGATCGAGACGAAGTACACCGCGCTCGGGAAGAGCGTCGAGATCATCGGGATGAACGAGAGCAGTCAGCGGATGCGGGGGCGGTTGACCGGCGGGTTCGAGTGA
- a CDS encoding PH domain-containing protein codes for MEASPILVWTLQQEIPVPPDVYSLLVEGEQPITSFKTFRDSATFTTKRLIVRDAQRITGKKVEIYSLPYSAINMWSSENAGTLDWNSEIELWTRAGHIKVRLSKGADVRRIDSLIAWAVLQAH; via the coding sequence ATGGAAGCATCGCCAATCCTCGTCTGGACCCTTCAGCAGGAGATCCCCGTTCCGCCCGACGTGTACTCGCTTCTCGTTGAGGGTGAACAGCCGATCACATCTTTCAAGACGTTCCGCGACTCCGCGACGTTCACTACGAAGCGACTGATCGTCCGCGATGCGCAGCGGATCACCGGCAAGAAAGTTGAGATCTACTCCCTGCCCTACAGCGCCATCAACATGTGGTCGTCTGAGAACGCCGGCACCCTCGACTGGAACTCCGAGATCGAGCTCTGGACGCGTGCCGGCCACATCAAGGTCAGGCTCTCGAAGGGCGCGGATGTCAGGAGGATCGACAGCCTGATCGCTTGGGCTGTGCTGCAGGCGCACTGA
- a CDS encoding Rossmann-like and DUF2520 domain-containing protein: MHSTPVLAPETTIAIVGAGRLGGVLARALRAAGFVVIGPLRREDRAPDADIALLCVPDSAIPAVAFAVRSHARLVAHVSGATPLTDVDFSLHPLQTFTGKESAEVFHGIGVAIDGRTPEALEVAEQLARALGANPFHVDDAHRAEYHASASFASNFVLTVLDAAEHLAKDAGVDRAHLAPLVRQTVDNWVASGAASALTGPIVRGDEDTVARQRAASAEYQDLFDALATATRAVAGRAPHATTADHAATTEEPEA; this comes from the coding sequence ATGCACAGCACCCCTGTTCTCGCCCCCGAAACGACCATCGCCATCGTCGGCGCCGGCCGTCTCGGCGGCGTACTCGCGCGGGCCCTGCGCGCAGCGGGCTTTGTCGTCATCGGACCCCTGCGCCGCGAAGACCGAGCCCCGGATGCCGACATCGCACTGCTCTGCGTTCCGGATTCCGCCATCCCGGCAGTAGCCTTCGCCGTTCGATCCCACGCGCGGCTCGTCGCCCACGTCTCGGGGGCGACGCCGCTGACCGACGTCGACTTCAGCCTTCACCCGCTGCAGACCTTCACGGGCAAGGAGTCAGCCGAGGTCTTCCACGGCATCGGCGTCGCCATCGACGGCCGCACCCCCGAGGCGCTCGAGGTGGCCGAGCAGCTCGCCAGGGCGCTCGGCGCGAACCCGTTCCACGTCGACGACGCCCACCGCGCGGAGTACCATGCCTCCGCATCCTTCGCCTCGAACTTCGTGCTCACCGTGCTCGATGCGGCCGAACACCTCGCGAAGGACGCGGGCGTCGACCGCGCACACCTCGCACCGCTCGTGCGACAGACGGTCGACAACTGGGTGGCGTCCGGCGCAGCATCCGCTCTCACTGGGCCGATCGTGCGGGGCGATGAAGACACCGTGGCGCGGCAGCGCGCAGCATCCGCCGAGTACCAAGACCTCTTCGACGCGCTCGCCACCGCCACCCGCGCGGTCGCCGGGCGCGCGCCACATGCGACCACCGCCGATCACGCCGCCACCACCGAGGAGCCCGAGGCATGA
- a CDS encoding SDR family NAD(P)-dependent oxidoreductase — MAHALITGSSRGIGRAVAQAFARRGDRVVVHFGRDRAAAEETLASLEGSGHALVGGDLGDPAEAQRVVEEAVAALGSLDILVNNAAVAPSAANEHRVDSTSYAEWQAAWSAMVSVNLLGASNVTMLVAQHMIERGSGGAIVNVGSRGAFRGEADHPAYAATKAGLQAFGQSMALVLAPHGISVTSVAPGMIATERQSAKLDGEQGDSIRGQSPFGRVGTPEEVADAVAYLTSPGAVWASGTVLDLNGASYFR, encoded by the coding sequence ATGGCGCATGCACTGATCACGGGCAGCTCTCGCGGCATCGGGCGCGCCGTCGCCCAGGCCTTCGCTCGACGCGGCGACCGGGTCGTCGTGCACTTCGGTCGAGATCGCGCCGCCGCTGAGGAGACGCTCGCCTCGCTCGAGGGTTCGGGGCATGCTCTCGTGGGCGGCGACCTGGGGGATCCCGCTGAGGCGCAGCGCGTGGTCGAGGAGGCCGTCGCCGCGCTGGGCTCGCTCGACATCCTGGTGAACAACGCAGCCGTCGCGCCGAGTGCGGCGAATGAGCATCGCGTCGACTCGACGTCGTACGCCGAGTGGCAGGCCGCGTGGTCTGCGATGGTCTCGGTGAACCTGCTCGGAGCGTCGAACGTGACGATGCTCGTGGCGCAGCACATGATCGAGCGCGGATCCGGCGGAGCGATCGTCAACGTCGGCTCGCGCGGCGCCTTCCGAGGCGAGGCCGATCACCCCGCATACGCCGCAACGAAGGCGGGGCTGCAGGCGTTCGGTCAGTCGATGGCGCTGGTGCTCGCGCCCCATGGCATCTCGGTCACGTCGGTCGCGCCGGGGATGATCGCGACCGAGCGCCAGTCGGCGAAGCTCGACGGAGAGCAGGGCGACAGCATCCGCGGGCAGAGTCCGTTCGGTCGCGTGGGCACTCCCGAAGAGGTGGCGGATGCCGTTGCGTACCTGACGTCGCCCGGCGCGGTATGGGCGTCGGGGACCGTGCTCGACCTCAACGGGGCGTCGTACTTCCGCTGA
- a CDS encoding helix-turn-helix domain-containing protein — protein MVRMPLTPAEVERGERLGALLRRARGERSMLSVALDAGVSPETLRKIESGRVATPAFSTIAAIAGVLHLSLDSVWAEIEPPVRTIGRVQVAS, from the coding sequence ATGGTTCGCATGCCCCTCACCCCTGCCGAGGTCGAACGCGGCGAGCGCCTGGGCGCCCTGCTGCGGCGAGCGCGCGGCGAACGGTCGATGCTGAGCGTCGCCCTCGATGCGGGGGTCTCGCCCGAGACTCTGCGCAAGATCGAGTCGGGTCGCGTGGCGACTCCCGCCTTCTCGACCATCGCGGCGATCGCGGGCGTGCTGCATCTCTCGCTCGACTCGGTGTGGGCGGAGATCGAACCGCCGGTGCGCACGATCGGGCGCGTGCAGGTCGCATCCTGA
- the panC gene encoding pantoate--beta-alanine ligase: MRILRTIAEVRASVRDAKAAGKSVGLVPTMGAFHEGHLSLMRAAREQNGLVVVSLFVNPTQFAANEDLSTYPRDEARDAALAESEGVDILFAPEPAEIYPDGFATTIHVAGITEVLDGASRGPHHFDGVATVVTKLFGIVQPDVAYFGQKDAQQVLVVRRVVRDLDLDVRIEACPIVREPDGLAMSSRNVYLDADARAQATALNRALDAADAAHRSGESILPAAQAVLDEAGIDAEYLELRDAETLQPVTAVERDALLLVAARVGAARLIDNHLLRGVAR, translated from the coding sequence ATGAGAATCCTCCGCACGATCGCCGAGGTGCGAGCCTCGGTCCGCGACGCCAAGGCGGCGGGCAAGTCCGTCGGACTAGTGCCGACCATGGGCGCCTTCCACGAGGGGCACCTCTCGCTCATGCGCGCCGCTCGCGAGCAGAACGGACTCGTCGTCGTCTCGCTCTTCGTCAACCCGACCCAGTTCGCCGCGAACGAAGACCTCAGCACCTACCCGCGCGACGAGGCCCGCGACGCTGCGCTCGCCGAGTCCGAGGGCGTCGACATCCTGTTCGCCCCCGAGCCCGCCGAGATCTACCCCGACGGTTTCGCCACGACCATCCACGTCGCGGGCATCACCGAGGTGCTCGACGGCGCCAGCCGCGGACCCCACCACTTCGATGGCGTCGCCACCGTCGTCACCAAGCTGTTCGGCATCGTGCAGCCCGACGTCGCCTACTTCGGTCAGAAGGATGCACAGCAGGTGCTCGTCGTCCGCCGGGTCGTGCGCGACCTCGACCTCGACGTGCGGATCGAGGCCTGCCCCATCGTGCGCGAACCCGACGGTCTCGCCATGAGCTCGCGCAACGTCTACCTCGACGCGGATGCTCGCGCCCAGGCGACCGCGCTCAACCGCGCCCTCGACGCCGCCGACGCGGCGCACCGGTCGGGGGAGAGCATCCTTCCTGCTGCTCAGGCTGTTCTCGACGAGGCGGGAATTGACGCCGAGTACCTGGAACTCCGGGATGCCGAGACCCTTCAGCCCGTGACGGCCGTCGAACGAGACGCACTGCTTCTCGTCGCCGCCCGCGTCGGCGCCGCCCGACTGATCGACAACCACCTGCTGAGAGGGGTCGCCCGATGA
- a CDS encoding ArsR/SmtB family transcription factor, whose protein sequence is MPGDLPHPERSEIQLTDVLFALSDPERLAIARQLADGPLDMAECHATDPNLPKSTKSHFMKVLREAGVIRNEPNGRRRMLTLRRDELDSLFPGLLDSVLRG, encoded by the coding sequence ATGCCAGGCGACCTTCCGCACCCGGAGCGTTCCGAGATTCAGCTCACGGACGTGCTCTTCGCGCTCAGCGACCCCGAGCGCCTGGCGATCGCGCGGCAGCTCGCCGACGGTCCGCTCGACATGGCCGAGTGCCACGCGACCGACCCGAACCTGCCCAAGTCGACCAAGTCGCACTTCATGAAGGTTCTGCGCGAAGCGGGGGTCATCCGCAACGAACCCAACGGACGGCGACGGATGCTGACGCTCCGCCGCGACGAGCTCGACTCGCTGTTCCCGGGGCTGTTGGACTCGGTGCTGCGGGGCTGA
- a CDS encoding MFS transporter has product MTITSPIATTTTAPIRRPRFGFALAIVTQIAMMMGASAPSPFYPVLAAEIGFDAIVISAVFAVYAIALLLALLTAGSLSDHVGRRPVAIGGLLLLAASMLLFWHADSVATLMLARILQGAASGVLIASLSAAALDLAPGGRSRVAALWNALSPGIGLALGALISGIALDVTGQPLLDVFAPLTVVYLALAALFFLAPETAPLRPGALASLSLRLSVPAGIRSDFWRGAPAIIAGWATGGLFLSLGANIVRTELGGEAHVWQGLAVAMLAGIGAITAFIFRNRMPRTSVIFGTAALATGTALSLWALSAESLPFYLAATAITGMGFGTAFSGVVASLAPRIPATDRADTFAVIYLLAYLAFGVPAVVAGTLVGVFGLGTVCVGYGVVVIVLALVALALRVRRTE; this is encoded by the coding sequence ATGACCATCACGTCACCGATCGCCACGACGACGACCGCGCCGATCCGCCGCCCGCGCTTCGGCTTCGCGCTGGCGATCGTCACGCAGATCGCGATGATGATGGGGGCGAGCGCACCGTCGCCGTTCTACCCGGTACTCGCGGCCGAGATCGGGTTCGACGCGATCGTCATCAGCGCCGTGTTCGCCGTCTACGCGATCGCCCTGCTGCTCGCGCTGCTCACCGCCGGGTCGCTCTCCGACCACGTCGGACGCCGCCCCGTCGCGATCGGCGGACTCCTCCTGCTCGCCGCGAGCATGCTGCTGTTCTGGCATGCCGACAGCGTCGCGACGCTCATGCTCGCGCGCATCCTGCAGGGTGCCGCGAGTGGCGTGCTGATCGCCTCCCTCTCGGCCGCCGCCCTCGACCTGGCTCCCGGCGGACGCTCACGGGTCGCCGCCCTGTGGAACGCCCTCAGCCCCGGCATCGGCCTCGCCCTCGGCGCTCTGATCTCGGGCATCGCCCTCGACGTGACCGGCCAGCCGCTGCTCGACGTGTTCGCTCCGCTGACCGTCGTCTACCTCGCGCTCGCCGCGCTCTTCTTCCTCGCGCCCGAGACCGCACCGCTTCGACCCGGAGCACTGGCGTCGCTGAGTCTCCGCCTGTCGGTGCCGGCCGGCATCCGCTCGGACTTCTGGCGGGGCGCGCCCGCGATCATCGCCGGGTGGGCGACCGGTGGACTCTTCCTGTCGCTCGGCGCGAACATCGTGCGCACCGAGCTCGGCGGGGAGGCGCACGTCTGGCAGGGGCTCGCGGTCGCGATGCTCGCAGGAATCGGCGCGATCACCGCGTTCATCTTCCGCAACCGGATGCCGCGCACCTCCGTCATCTTCGGCACCGCCGCGCTCGCGACAGGAACCGCCCTGTCACTCTGGGCCCTCTCGGCCGAGTCACTCCCCTTCTACCTCGCCGCGACCGCCATCACCGGCATGGGCTTCGGCACCGCCTTCTCGGGAGTCGTCGCCTCACTCGCACCCCGCATTCCCGCCACCGACCGCGCCGACACGTTCGCGGTGATCTACCTGCTCGCCTACCTCGCGTTCGGGGTGCCCGCGGTCGTCGCCGGGACGCTGGTCGGGGTGTTCGGGCTCGGAACCGTGTGCGTCGGATACGGGGTCGTGGTCATCGTGCTCGCGTTGGTCGCGCTGGCGCTGCGGGTGCGCCGCACGGAGTAA
- a CDS encoding DUF433 domain-containing protein codes for MTTSMLDRAIYSYSDVDRLVGLHGGTARRWLDGYSRAGKFYEPILREASTGTEVVTWGEMVEARLLAEFRSRDVTVQKLRPAIEQLRERFGRYPLALAQPFLEVEGRELVQIVQEEVGLDRSLQLVVVRNGQSMLTAATERFSGAVKYVDGAAGSIQPDPRTPFVVMDPARTFGQPAVRNVRTEVLAGDYKAGSSRDELADLYELTLDQVDEALRFELIVGSDRAA; via the coding sequence ATGACCACCTCGATGCTCGACAGGGCGATCTACTCCTATTCGGACGTCGATCGTCTCGTTGGCCTGCATGGCGGTACTGCCCGGCGCTGGCTCGATGGGTACTCGAGGGCGGGGAAGTTCTACGAGCCGATCCTTCGCGAAGCCTCGACGGGAACCGAGGTCGTCACCTGGGGCGAGATGGTCGAGGCTCGACTCCTTGCCGAGTTCCGAAGCCGCGACGTCACCGTTCAGAAACTGCGTCCGGCGATCGAGCAGCTTCGAGAGCGGTTCGGACGTTACCCACTCGCGCTCGCACAGCCGTTCCTCGAAGTCGAAGGCAGAGAGCTCGTGCAGATCGTCCAGGAAGAGGTCGGACTGGACCGGTCCCTTCAGCTCGTCGTGGTGCGCAACGGACAGAGCATGCTCACCGCTGCGACCGAGCGATTCAGCGGCGCTGTGAAGTACGTGGACGGCGCCGCAGGCAGCATCCAGCCCGATCCGCGCACCCCGTTCGTCGTCATGGATCCTGCGCGCACTTTCGGTCAGCCCGCGGTCCGCAACGTGCGTACCGAAGTCCTCGCCGGCGATTACAAAGCCGGCAGCTCGCGCGATGAGCTCGCCGACCTCTACGAACTGACTCTCGACCAGGTCGACGAGGCGTTGCGCTTCGAACTCATCGTCGGCAGCGACCGAGCAGCCTGA
- the panB gene encoding 3-methyl-2-oxobutanoate hydroxymethyltransferase has translation MSAHAAPSKRLTLGDLATKKQAGEPIVMVTAYDFPSAQIVEEAGVDMVLVGDSAAMTVLGYDSTVPVTIDEMLMLTKAVRRGLTKPLLVGDLPFGSYEASDELALATAQRFIKEAGVDLIKIERGGTTVDRARALVNAGIPVVGHVGLTPQTATSLGGYRAQGRTADAALAVIDDALALQDAGVSVLVIEAVPSEVTAALAPLLRIPLIGIGAGADADGQVLVFHDLLGIYAGGVAKFVKRYADVRGVSVAGVQAYADEVRDGVYPAPEHGYGMPEAEVARLRELLAGR, from the coding sequence ATGAGCGCCCACGCTGCCCCGTCGAAGCGCCTGACCCTGGGCGATCTGGCCACGAAGAAGCAGGCGGGTGAGCCGATCGTCATGGTCACCGCGTACGACTTTCCGAGTGCGCAGATCGTCGAGGAGGCCGGCGTCGACATGGTGCTCGTCGGCGACTCGGCCGCGATGACCGTGCTCGGCTACGACAGCACGGTGCCGGTCACGATCGACGAGATGCTCATGCTCACGAAGGCCGTGCGACGGGGCCTGACGAAGCCGCTGCTCGTCGGCGACCTGCCCTTCGGCTCGTATGAGGCGTCGGACGAGCTCGCCCTCGCGACCGCGCAGCGCTTCATCAAGGAGGCGGGCGTCGACCTCATCAAGATCGAGCGCGGCGGCACGACGGTCGACCGCGCCCGCGCGCTGGTGAATGCCGGCATCCCCGTGGTCGGACACGTCGGGCTGACCCCGCAGACCGCGACATCCCTCGGTGGATACCGCGCCCAGGGACGCACCGCCGACGCCGCGCTCGCCGTGATCGACGACGCCCTCGCGCTGCAGGATGCCGGAGTCTCGGTGCTCGTCATCGAAGCCGTGCCGTCAGAGGTCACCGCGGCGCTCGCGCCCCTCCTGCGCATTCCGCTGATCGGTATCGGAGCAGGAGCGGATGCCGACGGCCAGGTGCTCGTCTTCCACGACCTGCTCGGCATCTACGCCGGCGGCGTCGCCAAGTTCGTCAAGCGCTATGCCGATGTGCGGGGAGTGTCGGTCGCCGGAGTCCAGGCCTATGCCGACGAGGTGCGCGACGGTGTGTACCCCGCGCCCGAGCACGGGTACGGGATGCCCGAGGCGGAGGTCGCACGGCTGCGGGAGCTGCTCGCGGGGCGGTAG
- a CDS encoding HAD family hydrolase — protein MPPIRAVLFDLDGVVRHFDPENVTAIERSHDLGPGAIEAIAFAPQLLDQVTTGAISRREWVQRIGGALGNAQAAEAWGTQPFQADEQVIDLVDDLRTFGIRTAILTNGTDTIPAEIASMNLAPHFEAVFNSAEIGWTKPDVRAFQYVLDTMQLAPAEVFFTDDSASKLVGARALGMPTHHFTGVESLRDALRQAGVLR, from the coding sequence ATGCCTCCCATCCGCGCCGTGCTCTTCGACCTCGATGGTGTCGTCCGTCATTTCGACCCGGAGAACGTCACGGCGATCGAACGCTCTCACGACCTCGGCCCTGGGGCGATCGAAGCCATCGCTTTCGCCCCGCAACTCCTCGACCAGGTGACGACCGGGGCGATCTCCCGCCGCGAGTGGGTGCAACGTATCGGCGGCGCGCTGGGCAACGCTCAAGCCGCCGAGGCATGGGGAACTCAGCCGTTCCAGGCCGATGAGCAGGTCATCGATCTCGTCGACGATCTGCGGACTTTCGGCATCCGCACGGCGATCCTCACCAACGGCACTGACACGATCCCCGCCGAGATCGCATCCATGAATCTGGCCCCGCACTTCGAGGCGGTCTTCAACTCTGCCGAGATCGGCTGGACGAAGCCTGACGTGCGAGCGTTCCAGTACGTTCTCGACACCATGCAGCTCGCACCCGCCGAGGTCTTCTTTACCGATGACTCCGCCAGCAAGCTCGTTGGCGCACGTGCGCTCGGCATGCCGACGCATCATTTCACTGGAGTGGAGAGCCTTCGCGATGCCCTGCGTCAGGCCGGGGTCCTGCGCTGA
- a CDS encoding HigA family addiction module antitoxin: protein MNELPPIHPGEVLMHEFIEPLELTQNRVAVALGVPPRRINEIVLGKRRITADTALRLARYFSTTAQFWINLQTQFDLEVERDAIADALAVIQPLKTA, encoded by the coding sequence ATGAACGAACTCCCGCCGATCCATCCCGGCGAAGTGCTCATGCACGAGTTCATCGAGCCGCTCGAACTCACGCAGAATCGTGTCGCGGTCGCGCTGGGTGTGCCTCCGCGACGGATCAACGAGATCGTCCTCGGAAAGCGCCGAATCACCGCTGACACGGCGCTGCGACTGGCGCGCTACTTCAGCACGACCGCACAATTCTGGATCAACCTTCAGACGCAGTTCGATCTCGAAGTGGAGCGGGATGCGATCGCGGATGCTCTTGCGGTGATCCAGCCGTTGAAGACCGCCTGA